Proteins encoded in a region of the Lemur catta isolate mLemCat1 chromosome 14, mLemCat1.pri, whole genome shotgun sequence genome:
- the LOC123649622 gene encoding LOW QUALITY PROTEIN: heterogeneous nuclear ribonucleoprotein M-like (The sequence of the model RefSeq protein was modified relative to this genomic sequence to represent the inferred CDS: deleted 1 base in 1 codon; substituted 2 bases at 2 genomic stop codons) — MAAGVEVAAKVAATEIEMEEESGVPGVPTGNRAPGPKGEGERPSQHEKRKEKNIKRGGSRFEPYANPTKRYRAFITNIPFDVKWQSLKDLVKEKVGEVTYVELLMDTEGKSRGCAVVEFKMEESMXKATEVLNKHSLSGRPLKVKEDPDGEHARRAMQKAGRLGSTVFVANLDYEVGWKKLKEVFSMAGVVVRADILEDKDGKSRGIGTVTFEQPIEAVQAISMFIGQLLFDRPMHVKMDERALPEGDFFPPEDPQQLPHGLAGIGMGLGPGGKPIDANHLNKGIRMGNLGTAGMGMEGIGFGINKMGGMEGLFGGGMENMGRFGSGMNMGRINEILSNALKRGEIIAKQGGGGGGGRVPGIERMGPGIDHIGSAGMECMGAGLGHGMDHVGSEIEGMGLVMDRMGSVERMGSGIEGMGPLGLDMVSIVDCMGQTIERMGSGVEHMGPAIECLGLSMERMVPAGMGDGLETWAHMGPVMDRMATGLEHMGLECMGANSLEHMGLERMGANSLERMGPAMGQALGTGIERMGLAMGGGGGASFDLAIEMERGNFGGSFAGSFGRAGGHAPGVARKACQIFVRNLPFDFTWKMLNDKFNKCGHVLYADIKMENAKSKGCGVVKFESPEVAXRACQMMNGMKLSGWEIDVRIDRNA; from the exons ATGGCTGCAGGGGTCGAAGTGGCAGCCAAGGTGGCGGCGACAGAGATCGAAATGGAGGAGGAGAGTGGCGTGCCCGGAGTGCCTACTGGCAACAGGGCTCCAGGCCCTAAGGGTGAAGGAGAACGACCTAGTCAGcatgagaagaggaaggagaaaaacataaaaagaggaGGCAGTCGCTTTGAGCCATATGCCAATCCAACTAAAAGATACAGAGCCTTCATTACAAACATACCCTTTGATGTGAAATGGCAGTCACTTAAAGACCTGGTTAAAGAAAAAGTTGGTGAGGTAACATACGTGGAACTCTTAATGGACACTGAAGGAAAGTCAAGGGGATGTGCCGTTGTTGAATTCAAGATGGAAGAGAGCATGTAAAAGGCCACAGAAGTCCTAAACAAGCATAGTCTGAGTGGAAGACCACTGAAAGTCAAAGAAGATCCTGATGGTGAACATGCCAGGAGAGCAATGCAAAAG GCTGGAAGACTTGGAAGCACGGTATTTGTAGCAAATCTGGATTATGAAGTTGGCTGGAAGAAACTGAAGGAAGTATTTAGTATGGCTGGTGTGGTGGTCCGGGCAGACATTCTTGAGGATAAAGATGGAAAAAGTCGTGGAATAGGCACTGTTACTTTTGAACAGCCCATTGAAGCTGTGCAAGCTATATCTATGTTCATTGGCCAACTGCTATTTGATAGACCAATGCACGTCAAAATGGATGAGAGGGCCTTACCAGAGGGAGATTTTTTCCCTCCTGAGGATCCACAACAACTTCCCCACGGCCTTGCTGGCATTGGCATGGGGTTAGGGCCAGGAGGGAAGCCTATTGATGCCAATCACCTGAATAAAGGCATTAGAATGGGAAACCTAGGGACCGCAGGAATGGGAATGGAAGGCATAGgatttggaataaataaaatgggaggcATGGAAGGACTGTTTGGTGGTGGTATGGAAAACATGGGTCGATTTGGATCTGGGATGAACATGGGCAGAATAAATGAAATCCTAAGTAATGCACTGAAGAGAGGAGAGATCATTGCAAagcagggaggaggtggaggtggaggcagagttCCTGGAATTGAGAGGATGGGCCCTGGCATTGACCACATTGGCAGTGCTGGCATGGAGTGCATGGGCGCAGGCCTGGGCCATGGCATGGATCACGTGGGCTCCGAAATCGAGGGTATGGGACTGGTCATGGACCGCATGGGCTCTGTGGAGCGCATGGGCTCTGGCATTGAGGGGATGGGCCCACTGGGCCTCGACATGGTCTCCATCGTCGACTGCATGGGCCAAACCATTGAGCGCATGGGCTCTGGTGTGGAGCACATGGGCCCTGCCATCGAGTGCCTGGGCCTGAGCATGGAGCGCATGGTGCCTGCAGGCATGGGGGATGGCCTGGAG ACATGGGCCCACATGGGGCCTGTGATGGATCGCATGGCCACTGGTCTGGAGCACATGGGCCTGGAGTGCATGGGCGCCAACAGTCTGGAGCACATGGGCCTGGAGCGTATGGGTGCCAACAGCCTTGAGCGCATGGGCCCTGCCATGGGCCAAGCCTTGGGCACTGGCATTGAGCGCATGGGCCTGGCCATGGGTGGCGGTGGCGGTGCCAGCTTTGACCTCGCCATCGAGATGGAGCGTGGCAACTTTGGAGGAAGCTTCGCAGGTTCCTTTGGCAGAGCTGGAGGTCATGCTCCTGGGGTAGCTAGGAAGGCCTGCCAGATATTTGTAAGAAATCTCCCATTTGATTTCACATGGAAGATGCTAAATGACAAATTCAACAAATGTGGCCACGTGCTGTACGCTGACATCAAGATGGAGAATGCGAAGTCCAAGGGGTGTGGAGTGGTGAAGTTCGAGTCTCCAGAGGTGGCCTAGCGAGCCTGCCAGATGATGAACGGCATGAAGCTGAGTGGCTGGGAGATTGACGTGCGAATCGATAGAAACGCTTAA